The Brachyhypopomus gauderio isolate BG-103 chromosome 2, BGAUD_0.2, whole genome shotgun sequence genome contains a region encoding:
- the leo1 gene encoding RNA polymerase-associated protein LEO1 encodes MADMEELFGSDGDSDNEQRESGSGSGSDSEQERPRSASNGSGSGSERDHDEDDDDDDEEGHDGGKPSNKELFGDDSEDDHGSPHSVSDNQSEHSGNQSDASMHSDNEHSEAEQHSASEGPHEEEDDDGHRSDAGSPTSGGGSHRSGRGSVSPRSDPGTPQSGPGTPHSDGEGSGRDGHSGDENWGGEGKSDQSDDEKQHNSDEDRDHSEDEGRGQRSGSAKGSDSEDDFLGRKKKKLGSDSDSDSDVGAERGKKTAADDLFGEADDISSDSDAEKPPTPGQPLDNEDGMEGEQQEEEPVPETRIEVEIPKVSTDLGSDLYFVKLPNFLSVEPRPFDPQYYEDEFEDEEMLDEEGRTRLKLKVENTIRWRSRRDEEGSEIRESNARIVKWSDGSMSLHLGNEVFDVYKAPLQGDHNHLFIRQGTGLQGQAVFKTKLTFRPHSTDSATHRKMTLSLADRCSKTQKIRILPMAGRDPESQRNEMIKKEEERLRASIRRESQQRRMREKQHQRGLSAGYLEPDRYEEDEEGEESISLAAIKSKYKGGGLREERARIYSSDSDEGSDDDKAQRLMKAKKLDSDEEGENSGKRKAEDDEESATKKAKKYVISDEDDDEEED; translated from the exons ATGGCGGACATGGAGGAATTGTTCGGGAGTGATGGTGATAGTGACAATGAACAACGAG AGTCGGGCTCAGGTTCAGGTTCAGACTCTGAACAGGAGAGGCCAAGATCTGCCAGCAATGGTTCAGGGAGCGGGAGTGAGAGGGATCACGATgaagacgatgatgatgatgatgaggaaggACACGATGGTGGAAAGCCCAGCAACAAAGAGCTGTTTGGGGATGACAGTGAAGATGATCATGGGAGCCCGCACAGTGTTAGTGACAACCAATCCGAGCACTCCGGCAACCAATCAGATGCCAGCATGCACTCTGACAATGAGCATTCAGAGGCAGAACAACACAGTGCCTCGGAGGGTCCTCAcgaggaggaagatgatgacGGCCACAGGTCTGACGCTGGAAGTCCCACCTCTGGAGGGGGAAGTCACAGGTCTGGGAGAGGCAGTGTCAGCCCACGGTCTGACCCTGGGACTCCCCAGTCGGGCCCTGGGACCCCCCACTCAGATGGTGAAGGCTCAGGAAGAGATGGCCACTCGGGAGATGAAAATTGGGGGGGTGAGGGAAAGAGTGACCAGTCAGATGATGAGAAGCAGCACAACTCTGATGAAGACAGGGATCATTCAGAAGACGAGGGAAGGGGACAGAGGTCTG gtTCAGCCAAAGGCAGTGACAGCGAGGACGACTTCCTGGGCCGGAAAAAGAAGAAACTGGGCTCAGACTCTGACTCGGACAGTGATGTTGGGGCAGAAAGAG GTAAAAAGACAGCAGCAGATGACCTGTTTGGAGAAGCAGATGACATCTCATCAGACAGCGATGCTGAGAAACCGCCCACACCAGGCCAGCCACTG GATAATGAGGATGGGATGGAAGGAgagcagcaggaggaggagcctgTTCCAGAGACCAGGATCGAGGTGGAGATTCCTAAAGTCAGCACTGACCTTGGCAGTGACCTTTACTTTGTCAAACTACCCAACTTCCTGAGTGTTGAGCCAAG GCCTTTTGATCCTCAGTACTATGAGGACGAGTTTGAGGATGAGGAGATGTTGGATGAGGAAGGCCGGACGAGGCTCAAGCTGAAGGTGGAGAACACCATTAGATGGCGCTCTCGCAGGGACGAAGAGGGCAGTGAAATCCGTGAGAGCAACGCTCGAATTGTCAAATGGTCAGATGGCAG catgtCTCTGCACTTGGGGAATGAGGTGTTTGATGTGTATAAAGCACCTCTGCAAGGAGACCACAACCACCTGTTTATCCGGCAGGGCACTGGACTACAGGGCCAGGCCGTGTTCAAGACCAAACTCACCTTCAG acctcACTCCACAGACAGCGCCACCCACAGAAAGATGACACTCTCGCTGGCTGATCGATGTTCCAAAACACAGAAGATCAGAATCCTGCCAATGGCTGGTCGAGACCCAGAGTCACAGAGGAATGAGATGATTAAg aaggaggaggagcGCTTGCGGGCGTCTATCCGGCGCGAGTCTCAGCAGAGACGCATGCGTGAGAAGCAGCACCAGAGAGGCCTGAGTGCCGGTTACCTGGAGCCTGACCGCTacgaggaagatgaggaaggcGAAGAGTCCATCAGCCTCGCTGCCATCAAGAGCAAATACAAGGGTGGAGGCCTGAGAG AGGAGAGAGCGCGGATCTACTCTTCCGACAGTGATGAAGGCTCTGATGATGACAAGGCTCAACGACTGATGAAGGCCAAGAAGTTAGACAGTGACGAG GAAGGGGAAAATTCAGGCAAGAGGAAGGCTGAGGATGATGAGGAATCTGCTACCAAGAAAGCCAAGAAATATGTCAtcagtgatgaagatgatgatgaagaggaggactaA